From the genome of Pseudomonas sp. gcc21, one region includes:
- the cueR gene encoding Cu(I)-responsive transcriptional regulator, which yields MNISEAAKASGLTPRMIRHYESIGLLPSAERSAAGYRRYDQRDLHVLRFIHRARTLGFSIAEISQLLALWQNRQRSSAEVKALVKDHLLELEEKIAGLQAMHDSLAHLADCCRGDSRPDCPILDNLAKDECDTKH from the coding sequence ATGAATATCAGTGAAGCGGCCAAGGCCAGCGGATTAACGCCAAGGATGATTCGGCACTACGAAAGCATCGGCCTGCTGCCGTCCGCCGAACGCAGCGCGGCAGGCTATCGACGCTACGACCAGCGGGACCTGCACGTGCTGCGGTTTATCCACCGGGCCCGCACCCTGGGTTTCAGCATCGCAGAAATCAGCCAGCTGCTCGCTCTATGGCAGAACCGTCAACGCAGCAGCGCCGAAGTTAAAGCTTTGGTGAAGGACCATTTGCTGGAGCTGGAAGAAAAAATTGCAGGATTGCAGGCCATGCATGACTCGTTAGCCCATCTGGCAGACTGCTGCCGAGGCGATTCGCGGCCCGACTGCCCGATCCTGGATAATCTGGCCAAGGATGAATGTGATACGAAACACTGA